In uncultured Cohaesibacter sp., a genomic segment contains:
- a CDS encoding type I restriction endonuclease subunit R — protein MGKVGQKERETQNRVIKLFREELGYTYLGNRHDQDNLNIEKDLLNAWLKKRGYSDALITRTFRSLEQASALGDGRHLYDANCEVYRLLRYGVKAKEGAGEQNKTVWLVDWDNFENNDFYVAEEVTVRGENKKRPDVVLYVNGIALGVIELKRSCVSVSEGIRQNLDNQKKEFIRNFFTTMQLVMAGNDSEGLRYGTIETPEKHYYQWKEEGEQPAGDLLLFHLRKMCAKKRFLDIIHDFIVFDAGIKKTCRHNQFFGVNAAHGYIQQRHSGIIWHTQGSGKSLTMVWLAKWIREHVANARVLVVTDRTELDEQIEGVFMGVDEQIYRTKNGQDLIGTLNASQEWLICSLVHKFGSRSEGDDDKATEDYIKDLKANLPSDFSAKGEAFVFVDECHRTQSGKLHEAMRAILPKATFIGFTGTPLLKSDQKTTMETFGDGNPDRAFIHTYKFDEAVEDGVVLDLRYEARDIDQNVTSQAKVDQWFDIKTKGLSDLAKTQLKQKWGTLKKVLSSQSRLEQIVNDILMDMEIKPRLMDGRGNAMLVCSSIYQACKVYELFSKTDLAGKCAIVTSYKPSPADIKGEDGGAGMTEKLRQYDIYRKMLAEYFEKPEEEAMYMAEEFEKKVKAKFVKEPGQMRLLIVVDKLLTGFDAPSATYLYIDKEMRDHGLFQAICRVNRLDGDDKEYGYIIDYKDLFNRLEGAIDDYTSGAFDNYEKADVAGLLSNRLEKARERLEEAREQVKAICEPVLEPRGQNEYRRYFCGDPAIEGQLQECEPKRIALYKCVAGLLRAYANLANEFSEAGYTEDDFKEIKAEVEHFSKVRDEVKLASGDYVDMKIYEPAMRHLLDTYIRAEDSEVIADFEELGLVDLIVKRGEEALDSPVLDGMDSEESMAETIENNIRKTIIDEKDVNPKYYEKMSELLNALIKERREQAMDYKTYLERVKELSAQVVNPGGIDSNQYPKGVNTAAKKALYDNIKQDAQWVLDVDNAIRSSKRADWIGNQQKEREVMSAVYAVVNDEELVFRIVELAKQQYEYK, from the coding sequence ATGGGGAAAGTCGGACAAAAGGAAAGAGAAACGCAGAACCGCGTCATCAAGCTGTTCCGTGAAGAGCTCGGTTATACCTATCTTGGCAATCGCCACGATCAAGACAATCTAAACATCGAAAAAGACCTGCTCAACGCCTGGCTAAAGAAGCGGGGCTATAGCGACGCTCTGATAACGCGCACCTTTCGCTCACTGGAACAAGCCTCTGCCCTTGGTGATGGTCGCCACCTCTATGATGCCAACTGCGAGGTTTACCGTCTCTTGCGGTATGGTGTGAAAGCCAAGGAAGGAGCAGGAGAGCAGAATAAAACCGTCTGGCTCGTTGATTGGGATAATTTCGAGAACAATGATTTCTATGTGGCCGAAGAGGTCACGGTGCGCGGCGAGAACAAAAAGCGCCCCGACGTCGTCCTCTATGTGAACGGCATTGCCTTGGGTGTGATCGAACTCAAGCGCTCCTGCGTTTCTGTGAGTGAAGGCATTCGACAAAATCTGGACAACCAGAAGAAAGAATTTATTCGCAACTTCTTCACCACCATGCAGCTTGTCATGGCGGGCAATGACAGCGAAGGCTTGCGCTACGGCACGATAGAAACGCCAGAAAAGCACTATTACCAATGGAAAGAAGAAGGCGAGCAGCCCGCGGGCGACTTGCTTCTGTTCCATTTGCGCAAGATGTGCGCGAAGAAACGTTTTCTAGACATCATTCACGACTTCATCGTTTTTGATGCGGGCATCAAAAAGACCTGCCGCCACAATCAATTCTTCGGTGTGAACGCGGCCCACGGCTATATCCAGCAGCGCCATAGCGGCATTATCTGGCACACGCAAGGATCGGGCAAAAGCCTCACCATGGTTTGGCTGGCCAAATGGATACGCGAACATGTCGCGAATGCCAGAGTTCTTGTCGTCACAGACCGAACTGAGCTTGATGAGCAGATCGAAGGCGTGTTCATGGGGGTGGATGAACAAATCTATCGCACCAAAAACGGGCAGGATTTGATCGGTACACTAAACGCTTCACAAGAATGGCTTATCTGCTCGCTTGTTCATAAATTCGGTAGCCGCTCAGAAGGTGATGATGACAAGGCAACAGAGGACTATATCAAGGATCTGAAAGCCAATTTGCCCTCCGACTTCTCAGCCAAGGGCGAGGCCTTTGTCTTTGTCGATGAGTGTCATCGCACGCAGTCTGGCAAACTGCACGAAGCCATGCGGGCGATTTTGCCCAAGGCAACCTTTATCGGTTTTACCGGTACGCCGCTTTTAAAAAGCGACCAGAAAACCACGATGGAAACCTTTGGCGATGGAAACCCGGACCGCGCCTTCATCCATACCTACAAATTTGATGAGGCCGTTGAAGACGGCGTGGTGCTGGATCTGCGTTATGAAGCCAGAGACATTGATCAGAACGTCACCTCTCAAGCGAAGGTCGATCAATGGTTTGATATCAAAACCAAAGGGCTATCAGACCTCGCAAAAACTCAGCTTAAGCAGAAATGGGGCACGCTAAAAAAGGTGCTCTCAAGCCAATCACGCCTTGAGCAGATTGTAAACGACATCCTTATGGACATGGAGATCAAGCCACGCCTGATGGACGGACGTGGCAACGCCATGTTGGTCTGTAGCTCGATTTATCAGGCATGCAAGGTCTATGAGCTTTTCAGCAAGACTGATTTGGCGGGAAAATGTGCCATCGTCACCAGTTACAAGCCTTCGCCTGCAGATATTAAGGGTGAAGACGGCGGTGCAGGTATGACAGAGAAGCTCCGTCAGTACGATATCTACCGCAAAATGCTCGCTGAATATTTCGAAAAACCAGAAGAAGAAGCCATGTATATGGCCGAAGAGTTCGAAAAGAAGGTCAAGGCCAAGTTTGTGAAAGAACCTGGCCAGATGCGTTTGTTGATTGTGGTCGACAAGCTTTTGACCGGCTTTGACGCACCGTCAGCGACCTATCTCTATATCGACAAGGAAATGCGTGACCATGGTTTGTTCCAGGCCATCTGTCGCGTGAACCGTCTGGATGGAGATGACAAGGAATACGGTTATATCATCGACTATAAAGACCTGTTCAACCGCCTTGAAGGGGCTATTGATGACTATACAAGCGGCGCTTTTGATAATTACGAGAAAGCTGACGTTGCGGGTCTGTTAAGCAACCGCCTCGAGAAAGCAAGGGAACGGCTTGAGGAAGCACGAGAACAAGTCAAAGCAATCTGCGAGCCTGTTCTCGAGCCGCGTGGCCAAAATGAATATCGTCGTTATTTCTGCGGTGATCCTGCGATTGAAGGCCAGCTACAAGAATGTGAGCCAAAGAGGATTGCGCTTTACAAATGCGTGGCTGGATTGTTGCGTGCATACGCCAATCTTGCGAATGAGTTTTCTGAGGCGGGATATACTGAGGACGATTTCAAGGAAATCAAAGCAGAGGTGGAACACTTCTCCAAAGTGCGGGATGAAGTGAAGCTTGCTAGTGGTGATTACGTGGATATGAAGATCTATGAGCCAGCCATGCGCCATTTGCTTGATACATACATTCGCGCCGAAGACAGTGAGGTTATTGCCGATTTTGAAGAGCTTGGCCTTGTTGATCTTATAGTGAAAAGAGGTGAGGAAGCGTTAGATAGCCCTGTGCTGGACGGAATGGATTCTGAAGAATCCATGGCAGAGACCATTGAAAACAATATTCGGAAGACAATCATCGATGAAAAAGACGTCAACCCGAAATATTATGAAAAGATGTCTGAGTTGCTAAATGCTCTAATCAAAGAGCGCCGTGAACAGGCAATGGACTATAAAACCTACCTGGAACGTGTGAAAGAGCTTTCGGCACAAGTCGTAAATCCAGGTGGCATTGATTCTAACCAATATCCAAAGGGCGTAAACACAGCAGCCAAAAAAGCTTTGTATGATAATATCAAGCAAGATGCACAGTGGGTGCTGGACGTCGATAACGCAATCAGATCATCGAAACGCGCTGACTGGATTGGCAACCAACAGAAAGAACGGGAAGTTATGTCCGCAGTTTATGCCGTGGTAAACGACGAAGAGCTTGTCTTTAGAATTGTCGAGTTGGCAAAGCAACAATATGAATACAAATAA
- a CDS encoding endonuclease NucS domain-containing protein, with the protein MTTSRNYYRIMLGRKSCYAKECHAGGFIGGDWGLNFDLSNSLPDDWRPFNKQFIPTFLEKNPEKTKVAAGLACGMLHTICKGSKIGDIVLCPTGNGDYYVGEIVGDYYYVDTDLLPHRRKVNWFEKTIDRAEMSQALRNSAGSIGTVSNISKHGPEIESLIEGKAPPTLISTDELVEDPSVFALEKHLEDFLVSNWAHTELGQDYDIVEDEGEVVGQQYPSDTGNIDILAISKDRREYLVIELKKGRASDAVVGQIQRYMGFVLDDLADEGQSVRGAIIALEDDLRLRRALRVTNNIDFYRYQVSFKLFKN; encoded by the coding sequence ATGACGACCTCTCGCAATTATTATCGCATCATGCTGGGCCGCAAGAGCTGCTATGCCAAGGAATGCCATGCTGGCGGTTTCATCGGCGGCGATTGGGGGCTGAATTTTGATCTGTCCAATTCGTTGCCTGATGACTGGCGGCCCTTCAACAAGCAATTCATCCCGACATTTCTTGAAAAGAATCCGGAAAAAACCAAAGTGGCTGCTGGTTTGGCTTGTGGCATGCTGCACACCATCTGCAAGGGCAGCAAGATCGGCGATATTGTCCTCTGCCCAACCGGCAATGGAGACTATTATGTCGGTGAAATTGTCGGTGATTATTATTACGTTGATACGGACCTCCTGCCTCATCGTCGCAAGGTGAATTGGTTTGAAAAAACCATAGACCGCGCCGAGATGAGCCAGGCTCTACGCAACTCTGCCGGTTCCATCGGCACGGTATCCAACATTTCCAAACACGGCCCTGAAATCGAAAGCCTGATCGAAGGCAAGGCACCACCAACCCTGATTTCAACCGATGAGCTGGTCGAAGACCCAAGCGTCTTTGCGCTGGAAAAGCATCTCGAGGATTTCCTCGTCTCCAACTGGGCCCATACCGAGCTTGGGCAGGACTACGATATTGTCGAAGATGAAGGGGAAGTCGTCGGCCAACAATATCCATCAGATACGGGCAATATCGACATATTGGCCATCAGTAAGGACCGACGCGAATATCTGGTTATCGAGCTGAAAAAAGGCCGCGCCAGCGATGCCGTGGTCGGACAGATCCAACGTTATATGGGCTTTGTCCTTGATGATCTGGCCGATGAAGGCCAAAGCGTGCGTGGAGCAATCATTGCGCTGGAGGATGATCTGCGCCTGCGCCGCGCTTTGCGGGTGACCAACAATATTGATTTTTATCGTTACCAAGTGAGTTTCAAGCTGTTTAAGAATTAG
- a CDS encoding restriction endonuclease subunit S, whose protein sequence is MVKAGYKQTEIGVIPEDWKVMPVGSAYKIENNLRLPISQAIRLTIPGPYPYYGPTRVQDLINEFRVQGEYALIGEDGDHFLKFATFPQTQFATGKFNVNNHAHLVRGDLNSPEWFCCFFKHRDITAYLTRQGANRYKLNKANLECLLLSIPPLNEQKAIAEALSDVDGLIGALEALIDKKRQIKTGAMQQLLTGKTRLPGFGQGKGFKQTELGEIPEDWDITELGKCTTWLSGGTPNRSNELYWRGTIPWISASTLKQSEIFTSDQFITKEAVISGSKLCPVGATLLLVRGSALHNEIRAGLAIDTVAFNQDVKALLPNIEISPKYLTYYILGNSEDLLKLVTSAGNTAGVLDTKIVQNFPFVKPKKEEQEAIVKAIDFFDGEIVSLEKRLAKTKALKQGMMQELLTGRKRLI, encoded by the coding sequence ATGGTAAAGGCAGGATACAAGCAGACTGAAATTGGCGTCATTCCAGAGGATTGGAAAGTGATGCCGGTAGGATCCGCTTACAAAATCGAAAATAATTTGCGACTCCCAATTAGCCAAGCGATACGGCTGACGATCCCCGGCCCCTATCCGTACTACGGTCCCACAAGAGTTCAAGATTTAATAAATGAGTTTAGAGTCCAAGGTGAATATGCACTAATCGGAGAAGATGGAGATCACTTCCTAAAATTTGCAACTTTCCCACAAACCCAATTCGCAACAGGGAAGTTTAACGTAAACAACCACGCTCATCTTGTGCGTGGAGACCTAAACTCGCCCGAATGGTTCTGCTGTTTTTTTAAGCATCGTGATATAACCGCTTATTTAACGCGGCAAGGCGCCAACCGCTACAAACTTAATAAAGCAAATCTAGAGTGTTTGCTGCTTTCGATCCCGCCACTTAACGAGCAAAAAGCCATTGCTGAAGCGCTGTCGGATGTGGATGGGTTGATTGGGGCGTTGGAGGCGTTGATTGACAAAAAGCGCCAGATCAAGACCGGCGCGATGCAACAACTCCTAACCGGCAAAACCCGCCTCCCAGGCTTCGGCCAAGGCAAGGGCTTCAAGCAAACCGAACTCGGCGAAATCCCAGAGGATTGGGATATTACTGAACTGGGAAAATGTACCACCTGGCTGTCAGGGGGTACGCCTAATCGATCTAATGAACTGTATTGGCGCGGAACCATTCCTTGGATTAGTGCAAGTACATTAAAGCAGTCTGAAATTTTTACATCTGACCAGTTCATCACTAAAGAAGCTGTGATATCAGGCAGTAAGCTTTGTCCAGTCGGAGCAACACTTTTATTGGTTCGTGGCAGCGCACTACATAATGAAATTAGAGCAGGTCTCGCCATAGATACAGTTGCTTTTAATCAAGATGTTAAGGCTCTGCTTCCAAACATCGAAATTTCTCCTAAATACTTAACGTACTATATACTTGGAAATTCGGAGGATCTATTAAAGCTAGTTACGTCAGCGGGAAATACAGCAGGTGTACTAGACACTAAAATAGTGCAAAATTTTCCATTCGTAAAACCGAAGAAAGAAGAGCAGGAAGCAATTGTCAAAGCCATCGATTTTTTTGACGGTGAAATTGTATCTCTTGAAAAGCGCCTCGCCAAAACCAAAGCCCTTAAGCAGGGCATGATGCAGGAATTGCTGACGGGGAGGAAACGGCTGATATGA
- a CDS encoding type I restriction-modification system subunit M, which yields MAIKKTELYSALWASCDELRGGMDASQYKNYILTLLFMKYVTDKYTNLPFGTLEVPEGGSFNDMVALKGKTGIGEGMNEIVSAFAKKNGMDWLSNADNDFDNEDKLGKGKAMVDTLSKLVGIFEDLDLGKNRADGDDLLGDAYEYLMRHFATESGKSKGQFYTPAEVSRILARVMGIGDQTPQDMTAYDPTCGSGSLLLKVNDEAPNGLTLYGQEKEQATAALAKMNMVLHNSASADIWQGDTLAEPHWKDDEGKLRTFDYAVANPPFSLKSWSNGIKVDEDKFERFEYGTPPEKNGDYAFLLHIIKSLKSKGKGAVILPHGVLFRGNAEADIRRNIIRQGYIKGIIGLPANLFYGTGIPACIIVIDKESAGHERPIFMIDASKGFIKDGNKNRLRSQDIHRIIDVFNNQREIDGYSRLVPFTEISGKNEYNLNIPRYIDSSAAEDIHDLDAHLNGGIPKRDIDALQNYWDVFPTLRTTLFGEEARKGYASALIDGREVKATILEHPEFATFKQSALERFGAWKDAHKDALAAIKQGDKPKKVIFDLSEDLLEAYAGSDLISKYDIYQILMDYWAEVMEDDVHLIVQDDWAVANKVRKLVPVKDKNGKPKYKEEHDFEFGKAKSKERYKSDIIPPALVIVKYFAKEQAEIDALQAKLDDATQELETFTEENTGEEGLLEAGTNDKGAVAEKEVKAAKKQSNDKDEIAALNKWLQLNNAVKSAKSAHKAKVDALDKLVFERIPALSLEEIKEIVLFDKWFASVKAQIVEEIERVTQHLATRVKVLEERYQHTLPSLTDDVKTYSARVEEHLKKMGLTW from the coding sequence ATGGCAATTAAAAAAACTGAACTCTATTCCGCTCTCTGGGCCAGTTGCGATGAGTTGCGCGGCGGCATGGACGCCTCCCAGTACAAGAACTACATCCTGACGCTTCTCTTCATGAAATACGTCACGGACAAATACACCAATCTGCCCTTTGGAACGTTGGAAGTTCCAGAAGGCGGCTCCTTCAATGACATGGTGGCTTTGAAAGGCAAAACGGGTATTGGCGAAGGGATGAACGAAATCGTCTCCGCGTTTGCCAAAAAAAACGGCATGGACTGGCTATCCAACGCGGACAACGACTTTGACAATGAAGACAAGCTAGGCAAGGGCAAGGCGATGGTCGACACGCTCAGCAAGCTTGTCGGTATCTTTGAAGACCTCGATCTGGGCAAGAACCGTGCTGATGGTGATGACCTTCTCGGCGACGCCTATGAATATCTCATGCGTCACTTTGCAACCGAATCCGGCAAGAGCAAGGGGCAGTTCTACACCCCAGCAGAAGTTTCCCGCATCTTGGCCCGCGTCATGGGGATCGGCGATCAAACCCCGCAGGACATGACTGCCTATGACCCGACCTGTGGGTCAGGCTCTTTGCTACTGAAGGTGAATGATGAAGCGCCGAACGGGCTAACCCTTTACGGGCAGGAAAAAGAACAGGCCACCGCAGCGCTCGCAAAAATGAATATGGTTCTGCACAACTCAGCTTCAGCCGACATATGGCAGGGTGACACATTAGCGGAACCCCACTGGAAAGATGACGAAGGTAAATTGCGCACCTTCGATTATGCCGTTGCCAACCCGCCATTCTCTTTGAAATCCTGGAGCAATGGCATCAAGGTCGATGAAGACAAGTTCGAGCGCTTTGAATATGGCACGCCACCAGAAAAAAATGGCGACTATGCGTTTCTGTTGCACATCATCAAATCGCTGAAAAGCAAAGGCAAAGGCGCGGTCATTCTGCCCCATGGCGTGCTGTTCCGTGGCAATGCAGAGGCGGACATTCGCCGCAACATCATTCGCCAGGGCTATATCAAGGGCATCATCGGCCTGCCTGCCAACCTCTTTTACGGCACCGGCATTCCGGCCTGTATCATTGTCATCGACAAGGAATCCGCTGGCCACGAGCGCCCGATTTTCATGATCGACGCCAGCAAGGGCTTCATCAAGGACGGCAACAAGAACCGCCTGCGGTCGCAGGACATCCACCGCATCATCGATGTGTTTAACAATCAGCGCGAGATCGATGGCTATTCCCGTCTTGTGCCTTTTACCGAAATTTCCGGCAAGAACGAGTATAACCTCAACATTCCACGCTATATCGATTCCAGTGCGGCGGAAGATATTCACGATCTGGATGCCCATCTGAATGGCGGCATACCGAAGCGAGATATCGACGCATTGCAAAATTACTGGGATGTCTTCCCTACTCTGCGCACAACCTTGTTCGGCGAGGAAGCCCGCAAAGGCTATGCCTCAGCCCTGATCGATGGCCGCGAGGTGAAGGCAACCATTCTGGAGCATCCTGAATTTGCCACCTTCAAGCAAAGCGCACTTGAGCGTTTTGGGGCTTGGAAAGACGCGCATAAAGACGCGCTGGCCGCCATCAAACAAGGCGACAAACCCAAGAAAGTCATCTTCGATCTGTCCGAAGATTTGCTAGAGGCTTACGCAGGTTCGGACCTCATCAGCAAATACGACATCTATCAGATCCTGATGGATTATTGGGCTGAGGTGATGGAGGACGATGTTCATCTGATCGTGCAGGACGATTGGGCGGTTGCGAACAAGGTACGCAAGCTGGTGCCGGTCAAGGACAAGAACGGCAAACCGAAATACAAGGAAGAACACGACTTCGAATTTGGCAAAGCCAAGAGCAAAGAGCGCTATAAAAGCGACATCATCCCGCCCGCCCTTGTGATCGTGAAATATTTCGCCAAGGAGCAAGCCGAGATCGACGCCCTGCAGGCAAAGCTTGATGATGCAACGCAAGAGCTGGAGACGTTCACCGAAGAAAATACCGGCGAAGAAGGTCTGCTCGAAGCTGGCACCAATGATAAAGGTGCAGTGGCCGAGAAAGAAGTCAAAGCTGCCAAGAAGCAAAGCAATGACAAGGACGAAATCGCGGCGCTTAATAAATGGCTCCAGCTCAACAACGCGGTGAAATCCGCCAAAAGCGCCCATAAGGCAAAAGTCGATGCGCTCGACAAACTGGTCTTTGAAAGAATTCCGGCCTTGAGCCTTGAAGAGATCAAGGAGATTGTGCTGTTCGACAAATGGTTCGCCAGCGTCAAGGCGCAGATTGTTGAGGAAATTGAGCGCGTCACCCAACATCTTGCCACCCGCGTCAAGGTCCTTGAAGAGCGCTATCAGCACACCCTGCCAAGCCTCACCGACGACGTAAAAACCTACAGCGCCCGCGTTGAAGAACACCTCAAGAAAATGGGGCTGACATGGTAA
- a CDS encoding AlpA family transcriptional regulator — protein MIIKTFHFLRNNYSLQIQKFATTYQPTEIVHYRSPCYITNQGEAVMTEKFLRLPDVEIRVGLRRSAIYEAMKENRFPKPVKLGIRAVAWAESEIHSWQQAQIAKRDETAPSRKG, from the coding sequence ATGATTATAAAAACATTTCATTTCTTGAGAAACAACTACTCTCTCCAGATTCAGAAATTTGCGACGACTTATCAACCAACTGAAATCGTCCACTACCGTTCTCCTTGTTACATCACAAACCAAGGAGAAGCGGTTATGACCGAGAAGTTTCTACGACTGCCAGATGTTGAAATCAGGGTTGGTCTGCGCAGAAGCGCAATCTATGAAGCGATGAAGGAAAACCGGTTCCCGAAACCGGTCAAGCTGGGCATTCGCGCCGTCGCGTGGGCAGAAAGCGAAATTCATTCCTGGCAGCAGGCACAAATCGCAAAACGCGACGAAACTGCACCTAGCAGGAAGGGATGA
- a CDS encoding IS3 family transposase (programmed frameshift) encodes MRQKSGLQKPSAEMTIKDIRRKTRKKYSAEEKIRIVLDGLRGEDSIAALCRREGISESLYYTWSKEFLEAGKKRLAGDTARAATSDEVKLLRKEARDLKEVVAEQTLELRLLKKKHDRRWGRRRVRYPASEKHEIIRLVEESHLPVTRTLKMLGIPKSTFYRWYDRFLIDGVEGLEDHSSAPSRVWNRIEDDVRDKIVELALEQTELSPRELAVTFTDTESYFVSEASVYRLLKAHDLITSPAFIVMKADNEFRDKTTRPNEMWQTDFTYLKVIGWGWLYLSTILDDFSRYVVAWKLCTTMKVHDVTDTLNLALETSGCDSVKVEHKPRLLSDNGPCYIAEDLGNWLEDRSMKQIHGAPGHPQTQGKIERWHQTLKNRILLENYFFPADLENEIAAFINHYNHHRYHESLGNLTPADVYFGRGQAILEQRERIKQKTIQLRRLQHQSQAA; translated from the exons ATGAGACAGAAATCCGGTCTGCAGAAGCCATCTGCAGAGATGACCATCAAAGACATCCGCCGAAAGACCCGAAAGAAATATTCGGCAGAAGAGAAGATCCGCATTGTGTTGGACGGTTTGCGTGGCGAAGACAGCATCGCCGCCCTGTGCCGCCGCGAAGGTATCTCCGAGAGCCTTTATTACACCTGGTCGAAGGAATTCCTTGAGGCTGGCAAGAAGCGTCTGGCCGGAGATACGGCTCGTGCAGCCACCAGCGATGAAGTGAAGTTGCTGCGCAAGGAGGCTAGGGATCTTAAGGAAGTTGTCGCAGAGCAAACACTTGAGCTCCGTCTGCTTA AAAAAAAGCATGATCGAAGATGGGGGCGAAGAAGAGTGAGATATCCCGCATCCGAGAAGCATGAGATCATCCGCCTTGTCGAGGAATCCCATCTGCCGGTAACTCGAACATTGAAGATGTTGGGCATTCCTAAATCAACATTTTATCGTTGGTACGACCGTTTCCTGATCGATGGTGTTGAAGGGCTGGAAGATCACAGCTCTGCCCCGTCACGAGTCTGGAACCGGATTGAGGATGATGTCCGTGACAAGATCGTCGAACTGGCTCTGGAGCAAACCGAATTGTCTCCCCGGGAGCTGGCAGTGACCTTCACAGACACGGAAAGCTATTTTGTCTCAGAGGCTTCGGTCTATCGTCTTCTGAAAGCTCATGACTTGATCACGTCTCCGGCCTTCATCGTCATGAAAGCTGATAATGAATTCCGGGACAAGACAACCCGTCCCAACGAGATGTGGCAAACCGACTTCACCTACTTGAAGGTCATTGGCTGGGGTTGGCTTTACCTGTCCACCATTCTTGATGACTTTTCGCGCTATGTCGTGGCTTGGAAATTGTGCACTACCATGAAGGTCCATGATGTTACTGACACCCTCAATCTGGCCCTTGAGACTTCTGGCTGTGATAGCGTGAAGGTCGAACATAAACCGCGCCTGTTGTCAGACAATGGCCCATGTTACATCGCTGAGGATCTGGGAAATTGGCTGGAAGACCGGTCAATGAAACAGATACATGGTGCGCCAGGTCATCCGCAGACACAGGGTAAAATCGAGCGTTGGCATCAGACACTCAAGAACCGGATCCTGCTGGAGAACTACTTCTTCCCGGCGGATCTGGAAAATGAGATTGCTGCATTCATCAACCACTATAATCATCACCGGTACCATGAGAGCCTTGGAAATCTCACACCAGCCGATGTCTACTTCGGAAGAGGACAGGCAATTCTGGAACAAAGGGAAAGGATCAAACAGAAGACAATTCAACTGCGCCGCTTGCAACATCAATCACAAGCCGCTTAA
- the ugpC gene encoding sn-glycerol-3-phosphate ABC transporter ATP-binding protein UgpC, producing MASIELERLIKDYGTFRAIKGIDLSIDDGAFVTFVGPSGCGKSTLLRMVAGLEEISGGTLKIDGDVVNELEPRDRDIAMVFQDYALYPHMSVAENIGFGLKMRGMDAGEIDKRVKEAAKILQISQLLERKPGQLSGGQRQRVAMGRAIVRRPKVYLFDEPLSNLDAKLRVDMRTQIKRLHNLLKTTTIYVTHDQVEAMTLADHIVILKDGMIMQQGRPVQVYERPISRFVGEFIGSPKMNIITANVVREAEAVKFQTEGFELQALACEKADGQTIEVGIRPEHLVPCDKEDALISARIDVLEPLGSDTHAICLVGEQELTARLDPSLALNPGDMIYLRADPEKIHFFDPDNGARMEINVPQQLAA from the coding sequence ATGGCGAGTATTGAGCTTGAACGTCTCATCAAGGATTACGGGACGTTTCGCGCGATCAAAGGTATTGATCTGTCAATTGACGATGGAGCATTTGTGACGTTTGTCGGACCATCGGGGTGCGGCAAGTCGACGCTGTTACGGATGGTTGCCGGGCTGGAGGAAATTTCAGGTGGAACGCTCAAGATTGATGGCGACGTCGTCAATGAGCTTGAACCGCGAGACCGTGACATCGCGATGGTCTTTCAGGATTATGCCCTCTATCCGCATATGTCGGTCGCTGAAAATATCGGCTTTGGCCTGAAGATGCGGGGCATGGACGCTGGCGAAATTGACAAGCGCGTCAAGGAAGCGGCAAAGATCTTGCAAATCTCCCAGCTGCTTGAACGCAAACCCGGCCAGCTTTCCGGCGGTCAGCGCCAGCGTGTGGCCATGGGGCGCGCCATTGTTCGCCGCCCCAAGGTTTATCTGTTCGATGAGCCCCTCTCCAACCTCGACGCCAAATTGCGCGTCGATATGCGCACCCAGATCAAACGCCTGCATAATCTTCTCAAGACGACCACGATCTATGTGACGCATGATCAGGTCGAGGCCATGACGCTTGCCGATCATATCGTCATTCTGAAAGACGGCATGATCATGCAACAAGGCCGTCCGGTGCAGGTATATGAGCGCCCGATCAGCCGTTTCGTCGGCGAATTCATCGGCTCTCCCAAGATGAATATCATAACGGCAAATGTTGTGCGTGAAGCAGAGGCTGTCAAATTCCAGACAGAGGGCTTCGAATTGCAGGCGCTCGCCTGCGAGAAAGCCGATGGTCAGACCATCGAGGTGGGCATTCGCCCAGAGCATCTGGTTCCCTGCGATAAGGAAGACGCCCTGATCAGCGCCCGAATTGATGTTCTGGAACCATTGGGTTCAGACACCCACGCCATTTGCCTTGTCGGAGAACAGGAATTGACGGCGCGGCTTGATCCAAGTCTGGCACTCAATCCCGGTGACATGATCTATCTTCGCGCAGATCCGGAGAAAATCCATTTCTTCGACCCGGATAATGGTGCTCGAATGGAGATTAATGTTCCCCAGCAGTTGGCCGCATAA